A window of the Hordeum vulgare subsp. vulgare chromosome 5H, MorexV3_pseudomolecules_assembly, whole genome shotgun sequence genome harbors these coding sequences:
- the LOC123452722 gene encoding BTB/POZ and MATH domain-containing protein 2-like: MSSFAGVTVLDGNNRCHCEMSGVHASTDVDTGYHLLIIKACSRINGLVPTGQNITCGPFVIGGHEWVLDYYPNGENPSCADYISVYLTLLYDADVDREEPVEAKFSFSLINQVEKQMPVYIRGTKTYSFSSSAPMWGISKFVRRDVLEQSMDMACDCFTIRCDIMVCEDPKTKDDAGGTLPDIHQHFSNLLDNKLGADVTFEVGGETFAAHRCVLAAPRSTVFRAQLFGPMKEGTATSSIIQIKDMEAEVFRALLSFVYTDSFPEMYKDIMEENRMIVSEEQEQADEAVDDEMSETREMELQWLHDLLVAADRYDLQRLKFICEKRISERIGVSSVASSLALAEKHRCRGLKEACLEFIQVQSPSRLKRVMATSGWEHIMMTYPSVLNEFIAKLISSKRK, from the exons ATGTCGTCGTTCGCCGGCGTAACTGTCCTCGACGGAAACAACCGGTGCCATTGCGAAATGTCGGGCGTCCACGCCAGCACCGATGTGGACACCGGGTACCACCTGCTCATCATCAAGGCCTGCTCGCGTATCAATGGGTTGGTGCCCACCGGCCAGAACATCACCTGTGGTCCTTTTGTAATAGGAGGCCATGAGTGGGTGCTCGACTATTACCCTAATGGCGAGAACCCGAGCTGCGCTGACTACATTTCTGTCTATCTAACCCTTCTCTATGATGCCGATGTCGACCGAGAGGAGCCCGTGGAGGCCAAGTTCAGTTTCAGTCTCATCAACCAGGTTGAGAAGCAGATGCCAGTGTACATTCGTGGAACTAAGACTTACAGCTTCTCCAGCAGTGCTCCAATGTGGGGCATCAGCAAGTTTGTGAGAAGAGATGTCCTTGAGCAGTCCATGGATATGGCATGTGATTGTTTTACCATCCGGTGCGACATCATGGTTTGCGAGGACCCCAAAACTAAGGATGATGCCGGTGGCACCCTGCCTGACATACACCAGCATTTTAGCAATCTTCTTGATAATAAGTTGGGTGCTGATGTCACATTTGAGGTCGGCGGTGAGACGTTCGCCGCACACCGGTGCGTGCTTGCAGCCC cCCGTTCCACCGTGTTCAGGGCACAACTCTTTGGCCCCATGAAGGAGGGCACTGCCACGTCCAGCATCATACAGATCaaagacatggaagcagaagtgtTCAGGGCTTTGCTTAGCTTCGTTTACACAGACTCATTCCCTGAGATGTACAAGGACATCATGGAGGAGAATCGCATGATAGTTtctgaggaacaagaacaagcaGATGAAGCTGTAGATGATGAAATGTCAGAAACGCGTGAAATGGAGCTGCAGTGGCTGCACGACTTGTTGGTAGCGGCAGACCGATATGATCTCCAGCGGCTCAAGTTCATCTGTGAAAAGCGGATATCTGAGCGCATAGGTGTGAGCTCGGTGGCGTCCTCTCTTGCTCTAGCAGAGAAGCACCGTTGTCGTGGATTGAAAGAGGCGTGCTTGGAGTTTATTCAAGTCCAGTCTCCCTCGCGTTTGAAGAGAGTAATGGCGACTAGTGGCTGGGAGCATATAATGATGACCTATCCCTCTGTTCTGAACGAGTTCATTGCCAAGCTTATTTCTTCAAAGCGGAAGTAA